Within the Candidatus Delongbacteria bacterium genome, the region CCCTGCATCCATCTGAGTCTCTGTGTCTCTGTGGTGAGGTGCTTATCGCGCGTGGAGCTCCTGCAAGCAGAGCGGCGCGGGCCGTCCCTGGCGCGCCACACGAATGCCCCGCAGGGCCGCTGCCGCGCCCGAGAGCGTGGTGATCAGCGGAATCCGCAGGCGCACGGCCGTGCGGCCGATCTCCTGCTCGTCGAAGCGCGAGCGTTCGCCCAGCGGCGTGTTCACCACCAATTGCACGCGCCCGTTCTTCAGCTCGTCCGTCAAATCCGGCCGGCCCTCGCCCACCTTGAACACCTCCAGGACCTGCAGGCCGTTCTCGCGGAAGACCCGGGCCGTGCCCGCCGTGGCGGCCAGGCGGAAACCCAGTTCGGCGAAGTCCCGGGCCAATTCCAGGGCGCGCAGCTTGTCGTGGCGGTTGACGGAGAACAGCACGCAACCGGTGGCGGGGAGGGCTTCCGAGGCGGCCTCGGCGGCCTTGAACCAGGCGCCGTCCAGGCTGCGGTCCAGCCCGATCACCTCGCCCGTGGACTTCATCTCGGGGGAGAGGAAGACGTCCTGGCGCGGGAAGCGGCTCCAGGGGAAGACCGGGCGCTTGACCGCCGTCAGGCCCAGGGAGCGCTCCCAGTCGCAGCTCTCGTCGGCCAGCCGGCCGCCCAGGCTGAGCCGCGCGGCCACGGCGGCCAGCGGAATGCCGGTCACCTTGCCCAGGAAGGGCACCGTGCGGCTGGCGCGCGGATTCACCTCCAGCACCACCAGCCGCTCGCCCTGCAGGGCGAACTGCACGTTCAGCAGGCCGCGCACGCCCAGGCGCAGGGCGAGGCGCCGCACGATCTCCAGCATGCGCGCGCCCACGACGGGGTCCAGCCGGTAGGGCGGCAGCACGCACGAGCTGTCGCCGCTGTGCACACCGGCTTCCTCCACCTGCTGGAGCACGCCCGCCACCCGCACCTCCACGCCGTCGCAGAGCGCGTCCACGTCGAATTCGAAGGCGTCCTCGAGGAAGGCGTCCACCAGCACGGGGCCGCCCTCGCGCTCCAGCGCCACCTGGACGTAGCGGGTCAGCGCGGCCTCGTCGTAGACGATCTCCATGCCGCGTCCGCCCAGCACCCAGGAGGGCCGCACCAGCGCGGGAAAGCCCACGCGCCGCGCGGCGGCCAGGGCTTCGTCCAGGCTCCGCGCGATGCCCCAGGCCGGCGCGTCCACGCCCAGCTCGTCCAGCAAGGCGCCGAAGCGCTCGCGGTCCTCGGCCCACTCGATGGACTCGGGCGGCGTGCCCAGCACGGGCAGGCCCGCGGCCTGCAGGCGAGCGGCGATCTTCAGCGGCGTCTGCCCGCCGAACTGCACCAGCACGCCCCGGGCGTTCTCGCGCCGGGCGATGTGCCAGACGTGCTCGAAGGTCAGCGGCTCGAAGTAGAGCCGGTCCGCCAGGTCCGGGTCGGTGCTGACGGTCTCCGGGTTGGCGTTGACCATGATCACCGGGATGCCGCGCTCGCGCAGCCCCTGCACGGCCTGCACGCAACAGCAGTCGAACTCGATCCCCTGGCCGATGCGGTTCGGCCCGCTCCCCAGGATCAGCACGGGCCGCCCGGGCAGCGGCGCGCCGTCGTCGGCCTCGCCCCAGCTGCTGTAGACGAAGGGCGTCGGGGCGCGGAACTCGCCCGCGCAGGTATCCACGCTGCGCCAACTGGGCTGCAGGTCGAGCTCGGCTCGGCGCGCGGCCACGGCGTCCTCGTCCGTGCCCAGCAGGCGGCCCAGTTGGCCGTCGGAGAAGCCCGCGCGCTTGGCCTCCAGCAGCTCGTCCCGAGAGAGCCCGGCCAGGGTCCGGCCCTGCAGGTCGCGGGCCTGCTCGGCCAGGGCGCGGATCTCGCCCAGGAACCAGGGATCGATCCGAGTCAGCGCGTGGGCTTCCTCCAGGCTCATGCCCTGTAGGAAGGCTTCTCGCAATTTTAGCAGGCGGAAGGGCGTGGCGAAACGCAGGCGCTCCAGGTCCAGGCCGCGGCCGCGCGCCGGGCGCGGTTCTAGTCCGTCCAGCCCCTCCTCGAGGCTGCGGAAGGCCTTCTGCAGCGCCTCGCGGAAACTGCGGCCGAGGGCCATGGCCTCGCCCACGGACTGCATCTGCACGCCCAGCACGCCGGGGGCGGAGGGGAACTTCTCGAAGTGGAAGCGCGGGGCCTTGACCACCACGTAGTCCAGCGCGGGCTCGAAGCAGGCCAGGCTGGTCCCCGTGATGTCGTTGGGCAGCTCATCCAGGGTCCAGCCCACGGCCAGGCGCGCGGCTACTTTGGCGATGGGGAAGCCCGTGGCCTTGGAGGCCAGCGCGCTGGAGCGACTGACCCGCGGGTTCATCTCGATCACCACCTGGCGGCCGCTGGCCGGATCCACGGCGAACTGCACGTTGCTGCCGCCCGTGTCCACGCCCACGGCGCGCAGGCAGGCCAGGGCGGAGTCGCGCATGCGCTGGTACTCGCGATCGCTCAAGGTGAGCTGGGGCGCGACGGTGACGCTGTCCCCCGTGTGGACGCCCATGGGATCGATGTTTTCGATGGAGCAGACGATGATCGCGTTGTCCGCCCGGTCGCGGACCACCTCCAGCTCGAACTCCTTCCAGCCCAGCAGCGATTCCTCCACCAGCACCTGCTGGATGGGGCTGGCGGCCAGGGCACGGGGCAGGGCCTCTTCCAGCTCCTCCGGGTTGTAGACGATGGCTCCGCCGCTGCCGCCCAGGGTGTAGGAAGGCCGCAGGATGAGCGGGAAGCCCAACTGCGCGGCGAAGGTCCGGCCCTCTTCCACGCTGCGCGCGAAGCCGCCCCGGGCGCAGGCCAGGCCTGCGGCTTCCATGGTCCGGCGGAAGAGCTCGCGGTCCTCGGCCTTCTCGATGGCCGCGGCCGAGGCGCCGATCAGCTCCACGCCCAGCTCCTTCAGAAGGCCCGTGCGCTCCAGGGCCATGGCGCAGTCCAGGGCCGTCTGTCCGCCCACGGTGGGCAGCAGGGCGTCCGGGCGCTCCTTGCGCAGCACGGCCGCCACGCTGTCGGGCGTCACGGGCTCGAGGTAGGTGGCGTCGGCCACATCGGGCTCGGTCATGATGGTGGCGGGATTGCTGTTGACCAGGATGACGCGGTAGCCGTCGCCCTTAAGCGCGCGGCAGGCCTGGGTGCCCGAGTAGTCGAACTCGCAGGCCTGGCCGATGACGATGGGCCCGGCGCCCAGCACCAGGATGGAGTGCAGGTCAGTGCGTGCGGGCATGGGGACCTCCGGCGCGGCTGCGCTCCAGCAGGGCGATGAACTCGTCGAAACAGGCGCGGGCCTCGCGCGGGCCGGGGGCGGCCTCGGGATGGAACTGGACGGAGAAGGCCGGACGGTCGCGCCAGCGCAGCCCCTCCACCGTGCCGTCGTTCAGGCTGAGGTGGGTGAGTTCCACCGTGGCGGGCAGGCTCTCCGCCGCCACGGCGGAGCCGTGGTTCTGGCTGGTGATCCAGACGCCGCCGTCCGCCAGGCGCTGCACCGGGTGGTTGGCGCCCCGGTGGCCGAAGGGCAGCTTGAAGGTGCGCGCGCCGGCCAGCAGGGCCAGCAGCTGGTGGCCCAGGCAGATCCCGAACAGCGGGAGGGCGGGCGGCAGTCCCCGCAGGCAGGCCAGCGGGCCGGCGGCGGCGGCCGGGTCGCCCGGGCCGTTGGAGAGAAACACGCCGTCCGGGCGCCAGGCCAGCAGCTCGGCGGCGGAGGAGTCCGGGGGAAAGACGCCCAACGTGCAGGCCCGGCGCGAGAGTTCGGCCAGGATGCTGTGCTTGACGCCGCAGTCCAGCACGGCCACGCGGAAGCGCTCCTGCTCGGCGGGCAGCTCCCAGGCGTGACGGCAGCCCGCGCGGCCCGTCAGGTCCAGGCCGGCCATGGAGGGCGTGGCGGCCAGCCGCTCGCGCAGTTCCTCCAGGGGCTCGCCCGCGCAGGCCAGGATGCCGTTCATGGCGCCCTCCTCGCGCAGCACGTGCACCAGGGCGCGCGTGTCCAGGCCCTCCAGGGCGGGCACGCCCTCCGACTCGAGCCAGTCGGGCAGGGGATCGCCGCCCCGGGCCCCGCTGGGCGTCCGGCTGAGGTTGCGGCACAAGAGGCCCGCCGCGCGGATCCCGTCGCTCTCCAGATCGTCGGGCAGCACGCCCGTGTTGCCCACGTGGGGCGTGGTGAGCACGAGCAGCTGGCCCGTGTAGGACGGGTCGCTGAGCATCTCCTGCCAGCCGGACTGGCCGGTATGGAAGGCCAATTCGCCCGCCACCGTGCGCGGCGCGCCGTGGGCCCGGCCGTGGAACAGCCGGCCGTTCTGCAGCAGAAGGCGGGCGGGAACAGGTGCGTTCATGGGGATCCCGATGCTGGATGTGCGTCGGGATGGGAACCTACCACGAGGGGGCTGGAAATCCTATTGCCCCGCTCCCGGGGCGTTCCAGCGCCGGGTCGGGGGCCGGCGTCGGAGGGGCGGTTGAAAGATTAACGGTGAGAAATAGTTGCAGATGGCAACAATCCTTGGATTCTCATCTTCGGTTGTGCGAACTTTGGCCGGTTCACAAAATAACCCAACCAAGGAGAGCGACATGAAGCGCGTACTGAGCAGCCTGGCGGCCCTGATGCTGGTGATCGTGATGGCGGGCAGCGCCCGGGCGGCGGAGGTCTTCAGCCTGGACCGCAGCCACAGCGAAGTGGGGTTCACCGTGACCCATATGATGATCAGCAAAGTGCGGGGCAATTTCGGCGACTTCGCCGTGGACCTGACGGTGGACGCCAAGGACCTGAGCAAATCCTCCGTCAAGGCCGTCATCCAGGCCGCGTCCGTCGATACGGACAACGAGAAGCGCGACGAACACCTGCGCGGCGCGGACTTCTTCGACGTGGCCAAGTTCAAGACCCTGACCTTCACCAGCAAGAAGATCGAGAAGCGCGGCGCCCAGTGGGTGGCCATCGGCGACTTCACCATGCACGGCGTGACCAAGACCATCGAGCTGCCCTTCACCTTCAACGGCCCGATCCAGGATCCCTGGGGCAACACGCGCATCGGCATCGAGGCCACGCTGGTGCTCAACCGCCAGGATTACGGCGTGAGCTACGGCAGCGGCATGGTGGGCGACGAGGTCAGCATCCTGATCACCCTCGAGGCCACCAAGAAGTAAATCGGCGAAGCACATCGACCATGCAGAGGGGCCGCTTGGCGGCCCCTTTTCCATGTCCGGCCGGGGCGCTGGCCCTCCACCCCCGCTGGTTTCGATTGAAGACGCTGAGTTCCCAG harbors:
- the carB gene encoding carbamoyl-phosphate synthase large subunit codes for the protein MPARTDLHSILVLGAGPIVIGQACEFDYSGTQACRALKGDGYRVILVNSNPATIMTEPDVADATYLEPVTPDSVAAVLRKERPDALLPTVGGQTALDCAMALERTGLLKELGVELIGASAAAIEKAEDRELFRRTMEAAGLACARGGFARSVEEGRTFAAQLGFPLILRPSYTLGGSGGAIVYNPEELEEALPRALAASPIQQVLVEESLLGWKEFELEVVRDRADNAIIVCSIENIDPMGVHTGDSVTVAPQLTLSDREYQRMRDSALACLRAVGVDTGGSNVQFAVDPASGRQVVIEMNPRVSRSSALASKATGFPIAKVAARLAVGWTLDELPNDITGTSLACFEPALDYVVVKAPRFHFEKFPSAPGVLGVQMQSVGEAMALGRSFREALQKAFRSLEEGLDGLEPRPARGRGLDLERLRFATPFRLLKLREAFLQGMSLEEAHALTRIDPWFLGEIRALAEQARDLQGRTLAGLSRDELLEAKRAGFSDGQLGRLLGTDEDAVAARRAELDLQPSWRSVDTCAGEFRAPTPFVYSSWGEADDGAPLPGRPVLILGSGPNRIGQGIEFDCCCVQAVQGLRERGIPVIMVNANPETVSTDPDLADRLYFEPLTFEHVWHIARRENARGVLVQFGGQTPLKIAARLQAAGLPVLGTPPESIEWAEDRERFGALLDELGVDAPAWGIARSLDEALAAARRVGFPALVRPSWVLGGRGMEIVYDEAALTRYVQVALEREGGPVLVDAFLEDAFEFDVDALCDGVEVRVAGVLQQVEEAGVHSGDSSCVLPPYRLDPVVGARMLEIVRRLALRLGVRGLLNVQFALQGERLVVLEVNPRASRTVPFLGKVTGIPLAAVAARLSLGGRLADESCDWERSLGLTAVKRPVFPWSRFPRQDVFLSPEMKSTGEVIGLDRSLDGAWFKAAEAASEALPATGCVLFSVNRHDKLRALELARDFAELGFRLAATAGTARVFRENGLQVLEVFKVGEGRPDLTDELKNGRVQLVVNTPLGERSRFDEQEIGRTAVRLRIPLITTLSGAAAALRGIRVARQGRPAPLCLQELHAR
- the carA gene encoding glutamine-hydrolyzing carbamoyl-phosphate synthase small subunit; this translates as MNAPVPARLLLQNGRLFHGRAHGAPRTVAGELAFHTGQSGWQEMLSDPSYTGQLLVLTTPHVGNTGVLPDDLESDGIRAAGLLCRNLSRTPSGARGGDPLPDWLESEGVPALEGLDTRALVHVLREEGAMNGILACAGEPLEELRERLAATPSMAGLDLTGRAGCRHAWELPAEQERFRVAVLDCGVKHSILAELSRRACTLGVFPPDSSAAELLAWRPDGVFLSNGPGDPAAAAGPLACLRGLPPALPLFGICLGHQLLALLAGARTFKLPFGHRGANHPVQRLADGGVWITSQNHGSAVAAESLPATVELTHLSLNDGTVEGLRWRDRPAFSVQFHPEAAPGPREARACFDEFIALLERSRAGGPHARTH
- a CDS encoding YceI family protein, translating into MKRVLSSLAALMLVIVMAGSARAAEVFSLDRSHSEVGFTVTHMMISKVRGNFGDFAVDLTVDAKDLSKSSVKAVIQAASVDTDNEKRDEHLRGADFFDVAKFKTLTFTSKKIEKRGAQWVAIGDFTMHGVTKTIELPFTFNGPIQDPWGNTRIGIEATLVLNRQDYGVSYGSGMVGDEVSILITLEATKK